Part of the Gimesia chilikensis genome, TCTGAATCCCCCCTACCGGAGCTCTCGACCATGATACTGCTACTGCGAAACGCCTTCGCCCCCCTGTTACTCCTCGCCTGTCCTCTGCTGATTCTCCCCTCCGCACTCTCTGCTGCAGACAACGAACCGCTGCGCATCATCTGCTTTGGTGCGCATCCGGATGATGCGGAATATAAAAACGGAGGCACCGCAGCCTTGTGGGCCGAACAGGGACATAAAGTCAAACTGGTATCAGTCACGAATGGTGACATCGGTCACTTTGAAATGGCCGGCGGCACGCTGGCACAGCGTCGTAGCGCAGAAGTCAAAGCCGCCGGTAAGATCCTGGGAGTGGAAACGGAAGTTCTGGATATCCACGATGGCGAACTGTTGCCGACTTTGGAGAACCGGAAAAAGATCGTCAAACTGATCCGGGAATGGAAAGCGGATCTGGTCATCTCACATCGTCCGTGGGACTACCATCCCGACCATCGTTATGTGGGTGTGCTTGTGCAGGACGCCGCGTTCATGGTGACGGTTCCCTATTTCTGCCCCGATGTCCCGCGGCTGAAAAAGAACCCCGTCTTCATGTATTCGAGTGACGGCTTTCAGAAACCCTATCCATTCCGTCCGGATGTCGTTGTCGCTTTAGACAATGTGTTTGAAAAGAAACTGAAAGCGGTTGCCCAACTGGTATCTCAGTCTCTGGAAGGGGGCGCTGGTGGCAGCCCGGAACGCGCCGCCAAAGTTCCTCCCGCGAATCCCCCGGAACTGCGAGTCGAACATCTCCGCCCTTCCTGGACGCGACGTCAGTCGAATGAAGCCAACAAGTACCGTACAGAGCTGATTAACATTTACGGCGAAGACGTTGGCAAGCAGGTCAAATACGCTGAATCGTTCGAACTCTGCGAATACGGTTCACGCCCCAACAAACAGGCTTTACTCAAACTGTTTCCGATTGAAGCATCGATTCCCAAGAAAGACGAATAACCTGCTGCGAATCATCTGCGGTTCCGTTGCCTGAACAGCGGATAATCACCAATCAGACCTTGAGAGATGAGATTTACTCTTCTCTCAAGGTTTTTCACGTTATGGTCTGGTCAGAGGCACACGCGGTGAGAATAATTGACAATAGTAGTCTGATCCGATTACTATTATCTGTAACAGCGATCATCAAGGGGACTCACCTGTTCTCCCATGTTGCGATGGCGTAGCATTGGCCTTCCAGAGACGCACCCGGATCGTTGCATTGCCTGATAACAATGAGGGCAAGTCTATGAAATTCGGTCTACTCACATTTACCGGTTCCCTGTTTCTACTCTCTTCGTCGCTGCTTCTGCCTGCGATGCTCTCTGCGAATGAAAAATCAGAGAAGGCAGCGGCAGTTGATTTTCAGAAACAGATCCGTCCACTCTTCCAGGCCAAATGCTTTTCCTGCCATGGAAGTGAAGTTCAGGAGGGGGGATTCCGCCTCGATCTGAAAAGCCGCGCCCTGGAAGGGGGCGACAGCGGCATCGCCATTAAACCGGGACACAGTCACGAAAGCGAACTCTATCATCGACTCGCCGGAACCGGGGATGGGGATCAAATGCCCCCCGAAGGAGAAGGCACCCCACTGACGAAAGAAGAACTGGCGCTGGTTGAAACCTGGATCAAACAGGGTGCCGTCTGGCCTGAAGTCGCGGGGCAGAACAAGACGCCAGGCTCTGACCACTGGTCATTCCAGCCGATCAAAGACGTACAGCCTCCCCAGGTCAAGCAGTCAGACTGGGTCAAAAACGGTATCGATGCCTTTATCCTGCGAAAGCTGGAAAAGGAAAATGTACCGCCTGCCCCCGAGGCAGATCGCAGCACACTCATTCGCCGCGCGTATCTGGATCTCACCGGCCTCCCCCCTTCCGTGGAAGAGTGGAAACGCTGGAGTTCCGAACCGAGTCCGCAGTGGTATGAAAACATGGTCGATCAACTGCTGGATTCACCGCATTACGGAGAACGCTGGGCCCGGCACTGGCTGGACCTGGCCCGGTATGCGGACAGTGACGGCTATGAAAAAGACAGCAAGCGTCCGCATGCGTGGCGCTGGCGTACGTGGGTCATCAACGCACTCAATGAAGACATGCCGTTCGATCAGTTCTCCATCGAACAGATTGCCGGTGACCTGCTACCGAATCCGGATACGAGCCAACTGGTGGCAACCGGCTTTCATCGTAACACGCTGATTAACCGCGAAGGGGGCACTGACCCGGAAGAGGATCGCGTCAAACGCACCGTGGACCGGACTAACACTCTGGGCTCTGTCTGGCTGGGCGTTACCGTGGAATGTGCGCAGTGTCACACTCACAAATACGATCCGCTCACACAGCGGGAATATTATCGGCTGTATGCTTTTTTCAATTCGCTGACCGAGCCGGATATCGGCGCACCACTTCCTGAAGAACAGGCGGCGTTTGAGAAAGCGAACCAGGTCTACCTCAAAGCACATGCGCCGCTGGTCAAAGCAGTCCAGGAATACGAACAGCATAAACTGGTCGGCTCGATGGAAAAGTGGGAACAGCAGAAACCGGATCAGAGTCCGGTCTGGAACATCCTGCAACCCGAATCACTCCAGGCAAAACAGAAAACCACCCTCAGTGTGCTGCCGGACCGTTCTATTCTGGCATCCGGCGAAAACCCCGGACGGGCAGAAATTTATACGCTAACCTTTAAAACGAACCTGCAAAACATCAATGGTATTCGACTGGAAGCCCTGCCCGATCCGAGTTTACCTCGCCAGGGACCGGGACGCAGTCCGACCGGTGATTTCGAACTGACAATGCTGACACTCAAGGCAGCCCCGTTGAATGCGCCCGATAAAGTGAAAGAAATCGATCTGGAGAAAGCTCAAGCCAGCTTCGAGATGGCGGGCTTTAAAGTCGACCGCGTGATTAACAACAGCCCACACACAGGCTGGTCAATCAGTCCTCAACAGGGGAAAAAACAGATCGCCACCTTTGAAACCAAAGAGAGCTTTGGCGATGAAAAAGGGATGTTGCTCACCGTCACTCTGCAGCAGTCGACTACCCGCAAGTTGTATCACAACCTGGGCCGGTTCCGCTTGTCGCTGACTACCGGCAAAAAGCCGCTGCCGCTGACCGGGATGACAGACCTGATCGCCGAGACACTTAATACGCCCGCCGATCAGCGGACCGAGGTCCAGAAACAGGAGCTACGCGAATACTATCGCACGATCGATCCCGAACTGAAAAAACTGAAAGACCAGGAACTGGCCCACAGGAAAAAGGCGCCCCAGGATCCATCTGAGACCACGAAAGCCCAGGTCGTCGATCATCTGAAGACGCCACGCAAAACACGTCTGCTGGTGCGGGGTGACTTCCTGAATCCTGCGGATGAAGTTCAACCGAATACCCCCGCAGTGCTGCCTCCGTTGGAGTCAGAAAAACCATCGCGTCTGGATCTGGCCCGCTGGTTGTTCAATCCACAGCATCCACTGACGGCCCGAGTCACAGTCAACCGGATCTGGAGTCGCTATTTCGGACGAGGTCTGGTTCCCACCATCAACGACTTCGGCACACAGGGGGAGGCCCCCTCGCATCCCGAACTGCTGGACTGGCTGGCGACCCGGTTTCGCGAACAGAACTGGAGCATGAAACAGTTACACCGGCTGATTGTGACCTCCGCCACCTATCGCCAGTCTTCCGAAAAACGTCCGGAACTTGCGGAACGCGATCCTTACAATGCCTGGTTGTCACATCAGAACCGTTTGCGGGTCGAGGCGGAAATCATCCGCGATGAGGCCCTCTCGGTCAGTGGTCTGCTCAAGCATAAGGTCGGCGGCCGGAGTGTGAACCCGCCGCAACCTGAGGGAATCGCCAGCCTGGGATATGCGAATTCCGTCAAATGGCCGACCAGTAAAGGAGATGACCGTTATCGGCGGGGGCTTTACACATTCTTCCAGCGAACCGTGCCCTACCCGATGCTGATGACCTTCGATTCCCCTGATTCCAACCTGAGCTGCACCCGTCGCGAGCGTTCCAATACGCCATTGCAGGCGTTGACAATCTGGAACGATCCGGTCTTCTTTGAATGCTCCCAGGCACTCGGCCCGCGGATTGTAAGCGAAACACAGGGAACGGACAACAGCCTGGAACAGCGGATTCAGCATGCGTTTGAACTTTGCCTGACCCGGGAACCTGCGGAGTCAGAGGTCGAAATCATCAAACAGCTCTACCAGGAACAGACCCGACTGTTAAAGTCCGATCCCAAACTGGTAAGCGAATTGACCAGCAAACAGACGATTCCCGCGGGAAGTACTCCCCAGGAAGTCGCGGCCTGGATCATCATCGGCCGAGTGCTGCTGAACCTCGATGAGTTCGTCACCCGCAGCTAGTTTTCTTCTGACAGCAAACATTATTTGAAATCATTTATTGAGTCTGGATCATTGTCATGTTGAATCCTCCCACTGAATCGTTGAATCTGGCCCGACGTCGGTTTCTGATGAATTCATCCTGCAGTGTCGCCGGTTATGCCCTGGCTGCCATGATGCAGAAAGAAGGACTGCTGGCCGGGGATGACTCAGGCAGCCTGGCGAATCCCCTGGCTCCGAAAGATGCCCATTTTCCCGGGACCGCGAAGAACTGCATCTTCATTTTCCTTGCCGGCGGGCCGAGCCAGATCGATCTGTATGACCCGAAACCCAAGCTGCAGGAATTGAACGGTCAGCCGCTACCCAAAGAGCTGACAGAGAAAGTCCGGTTTGCGTTCATCAATAAAGAATCAGCGACGCTGAGCGGCAGTTCGCGTAAGTTCAAGAAATACGGGGAATGTGGTACCGAATTCTCGGATGTACTGCCTCACATCGGTTCCTGTGCAGATGATATTGCGCTGGTTCGCTCCATGTATACGGAACAGTTCAACCATCATCCGGCGCAGCTGATGATGAATACTGGCGTAGGTCGGTTTGGCAGACCCAGTGTCGGTTCCTGGTTGACCTACGGACTGGGAAGTCAGTCCAACAACCTGCCCGGTTATGTCGTGTTGACGGCCGGGCGTGGTGCCAGTGGCGGGGCTTCGCTCTGGTCGAGCGGTTCGCTGCCTTCGACGTATGCCGGCGTACTGTTTCGTAATCAGGGCGAGCCGGTTTTGAATCTGAATAATCCGCCGGGAATCAATTCAGCGATTCAGAAATCGGGTCTGGAAGCCATCAAGCAATTGAACCAGGAGCAACTGCAGCGCACGGGCGATGATGAAATTGCGAGTCGGATTGCGAGCTACGAACTTGCGTTCCAGATGCAGTCCTCGGCTCCCGAACTGATTGATCTCTCCAGTGAAACAAAAGAGACGCAGGAAGCCTACGGGGTGAATCGCAAGGGAAATACCAAGGAAGGCAAACGGGGAGGTGGTTCGGATACAGAAGCCGCCTTCGGACGTAACTGCCTGCTGGCACGTCGACTGGTCGAGCGTGGTGTTCGCTTTGTGAATCTGTATCACGCTTCCTGGGATCACCACAGTGGTCTGGACGCGGGAATTGAGCGGAATGCCGGGATCGTGGATCAACCCGTGGCTGCTCTATTGAAAGACCTTAAACAGCGCGGTCTGCTGGATTCCACACTGGTCGTGATGGCTGGGGAATTTGGCAGAACGCCTCTCGGTGAAAACCGAACGGGTTCTAAAGCGGTTACCGGACGCGACCACCATCCCAGTGCCTTCAGTCTCTGGATGGCCGGCGGTGGCGTAAAAGGGGGACAGGTTATCGGGAAGACCACCGAACTGGGTTGGTCGGTGGAAGAGGATCCCGTACACATCAACGATTTTCACGCGACCCTGCTGCACCTGTTCGGTTTAAACCACCTTAAACTGGCACAGAAATTCGGTGGTCTGGATATCCGACTGACCAATGTGGGTGGTAAAGTCGTAGATAAACTGATTGCGTAATCAGCTTCTATCGAGCATCTGGCTCTGAAATCTACCGCCTTACGGCCAACGGATTTCACCGCCCAGCACCAGACCATGCAGCTTGTAGCTGTCCAGGCTGTCTTGGGCCTGCAGGGAGACGTTGCTGACTGTGCTGGTGTTGTAATAGACAATCGTGCCGGGACGGGCAATCTGATTGGCCCACAGGAAGTTATACCCCACGTTGAATGTGAACCACTGGTTCAAATGGAAGCGGGCATTCACGCCAAATTCAAAGGTGGGAGAGAAACGAGTCTGTGAGATCTGCGTGAGATGTGTGGGATCGGTCGGCCCGAAGAACTGATCGGTCAGCACACTCCCTTTGTAATGGTTCACACCAAAACCGACTTTGGGTTCAGCAGAGATCGTAAACCAGGGATGCACAAACTCCATGCGGATACCAGCCTGCGGAACATACAGTTTGTTGTTGGTGGACGACTCAATTGTTGATGTGAACAAAGGAAACGGGGGAGTCGTATTGAGTTCTTCAAAGTCCCCGGTAATTTTCATGTCTTCGGCAATTTTCAGATAGCGGAAACCAACCAGAGGACGCATCTGAAATCCACCAGCACCGTAGATTGTTTTGAAAAACAGTCTGTCAGTATTGACGACATAATTACTTTCCGCCCCCCATGCCTGAGAGCGGTAATTGACGGCAAATTTCTCATTGAAGTTTCTACCGGCAATTCCAATCTGCCCATCGAGCAGTGTATTAATCGTAATCAAGTCTGTCTGACCGAACTCAGGTCCCAACAGATCAGCCTGACCGTAGGAGACAGAACTGACGTCGGATTGAGTTCCGAAGAAGATCGCTTCGACAGTACCGCTTTCGAAGTCGATACCAAAGGTTCCACGCAGGCCGTTGGTTCCCTGGGTACCAATGGAACTCAGATCCGCTGCCTTGGTTGACAAAGTACCAAAGCCATCGAAGTCGGCGGTTGTATAGGGTAGACGCGGGTCATTACCCGATGGGATTGGTGCACCAATCAGCTGATTTCCCGGAGGGGATTTCACCAGCATATATTCGACGCGCAACCAGCTGTTTTCAGCCAGATTCTTAAAGAAGCCATCCCAGGGATGATCGTAGGCCCAGCCCCGGTCTTCCGGAAGCACCCGCATCACTGTCCCCGAGTTACTCGTGCCGTAATAATCGGGTGCGTAATACTCTGAAGCATACTGATCTGGAGATGCATAATATTCTGGCGCCGGTTCATAAACCATGCCACCTTTGTGACCACCACCGTAGGACGCAGTCACGTACGGATTTCCCTGTGCGCCGGGTTGCCCCATGGCAGAAGAATATTGAGCCTGCGCAGTACGGAAGCCCACTCCCGACAGGAGAACAATCATCCCAATCATTAAACGATAGGCCGGATTAACCATGTTGTACTTCAATCTCATTATAAAAGAAGTCGACAAGCCGGATACTCTACGAAACCGCCCTGAAACACGGGACAGTTCAGTAAATCCCCCCCCTCTCGCGCAGGATTTCCTGCGTGATGGGTATTAGATATATCAAAGGTATCGGTTATGAGGGTTATTCGACTTGTAGGAATCCTGCGTTCTTGGGCAGAAAGTTCGGAAGCCGAATGCGAGAATGCAACACCTTAGGCAAACTGGGAGGGTATGGCAGCGCGTACTCTGATCCTGTGATTCGAGAGATCAGGGAGATCACTGCAGGGGGAGACTCAGGCGTTTTTCCAGGCCTGCTTGAGTCTCGCTTTTCTCCCGGAGCGATATAAGGTGAAGAGGGGGACGATTCCGGCCAGCAGCATGAGTGCCCCAAAGACGGGGCGCGCGACCATCCAGACGGCTGAAATCAGGATCAGAGTCAGGCTTAATGAGCTGAGCAAAGCGAAGACCGTAATCCCGCGTCCGACGAAATTGGCGATCAAGGGGATCTTTTCAACGAGTACGACCAGTGGTTTAAAGAGTGTCGCCAGCCCCAGAAACAGGATTACCCAGCCCCCGAGGCGTAAGGCCCAGCGAAAGGGAGTGGTGACCTGAGTATCCTGGGGAGCAGACTTTGTGTCTGCCCCTGATTCTGCATCGGCGGCGGCTTCAGAGAGAACGGCTTCCGCCTGCGTGATACTCTGTTCCCGTTCCAGAATTCTGCTTTCGTTATGCCAGAGCAGAAACAGCCCCGCAATCAGGAACACAATTCCGATCCCCAGATTTTTCAATGCCGTTTTAAAACGAGCGCCAAATGTCGGATCTGTAGATTGTTCAGTCTGCTCACTCATGAAATTCTGCTAACTATAGATAGAGGGGACCTGAGTCCTGATTCGGTATCAGTGTGTTGGGGGTTGACTGGACAGACTTTCCAGCACTTCCTGAGTACGCACTACCTGCTCCGGCGTGACGGTCAGGAAATAATGTTTGCCTGCTTTTTCTAAATGGTGTTCCAGTTTGCCAGCTTCATTGATCTTCAGCTGTCCCGAAGCCGACTTGCCAAAGTAGCCGCGATCGGGACGGACTGCATACAGCACACTGGTCAGGTCATAGGTAGGCCGGTCGTAAGGCATTTTGTGCCAGTATTCATAACCCAGCTTGATCGGATGATATTTCACATAGTTATAGTCATTGAGAATGCTGGTTGACCGATTCTGAATCGCTCTGCCAATTTCCCAGCCGCTGGCTACCACGGGAACATTTTCCGGCCACAGTTCAAACAGGGTACGAGCCGCGGGGACGTCTTCCCTGACATTATATTCGTGGAAGGAGGCTGGCTTGCCGGGTTCGAAGCGTCCAATCATCTGTGAAAGCAGTTTGACTTTCTGGCTGACCAGTTCTTTTCCAGTCAGCGGACTGATGTCATCTGCAGGTGACTTGAGCAGGCGGGCGATGTTCGTGGAAAAACCGACCACGACCAGGGCCACCGAATGATCGGGTTGAGCAGCCAGGGTCTTGCGGAGCAGGCTCACGGCTTCCGGCAGTTGATCCGCGGAGTCATACTGCCGCGGAAACACAGGCTTTCCCTCGGGGGCGTATTCGACAACCTTCCTTACATAGGATCCGTCTTTGGGAGTCTTCCCCTGCTCCACGCGTCCCAGTGGAATTTCAGGTCGTCCGTAAAACGTATTCACGACATCGCAGTAAAGCGTCGAATACAGATTATCCTTACTGCTCGTGACGGCCAGCAGTTCGCACTCCCCCCGGCTCTGCAGGGCATGAATGACGGCCAGTGCGAGGGCGTCGTCAATGTCGTTTCCGATATCGGTGTCGAAGATCAGTTTGACCGGTTCAGCCGCGGAGGCGTGATTCTGAGTGAGACCGCAGGCGGCGATCAAGAGAAATAGTATCGATAGCGCTTTCATAGTCGATGTCTCTCAGTCGTATCAGTCGATGTAAGTCCAACTCGGGATGCCCCGCGATCAGAATGATTTCGGTTGTCAGGCTTATGATCGAGAATTCTTTCAGCAGGGACAACCGGTAGCCAATGAAATTCCCGCGAACTTTTTGTAATATGCAGTTTCAATCGCGAAGCATTAAATCCTAGTTTATCAACACCGCTTTTTAGAATCAAAAGGGCTGATCCATGCCATCACAGTGTTTTTTGGGAGTCGATCTGGGGGCCGAAAGTGGACGCGTGCTGGCAGGCATTCTGGAGAACCAGCAGATTCGCCTCGAGGAGATTTACCGGTTCAGCAATGGGCCGGTTACAGTTGCCGGTACGAAACGCTGGAACGTCATCGGCCTGTGGTCTTCGATCCTCAAGGGCCTGTCACTGGCTGCACAGAAATACGGGGATCAGATCATCTCCGTCGGTGTGGATACATGGGGCGTTGACTATGCCCTGCTCTCAGAGAAACAGGAACTGCTGGGACAGCCTTATCATTATCGAGATCCGCGCACGGAAGGCATGTTAAACCTGGCCATCTCCCGTGTTCCCCAACAGGAGATTTTTGATGCCACCGGTGTGCAGTTCATGGAAATCAACACACTTTATCAGTTGCTGGCCATGCAGCAGAGTGATTCCGATCTGTTGAACCAGGCAAACCTGTTACTGCTCATGCCGGACTTTTTCCACTGGCTGCTCTCGGGGAGTCAGGTCGTTGAGTTTACCAATGCGACCACGACCCAGTGCCTCAACCCTGTGACAGGCGACTGGTCGTATGAGCTATTACGTCAACTGGAGATCCCCACCGCGATGCTTCCCAAGCTGGTTCAACCGGGAACGAGACTGGGGACCTTACGGGAAGAAGTGATGCGGCAGACCGGGCTCTCTAAAATTGAAGTTGTTGCCCCCGCGACCCACGATACGGCTTCCGCTGTCGCTGCGATTCCCACTGCAAATACAGGCAACCCCGACTGGGCGTATATCAGTTCAGGAACCTGGTCCCTGATGGGGGTCGAAGTCAATCAGGCGGTTCTCGGCAAACGGGCCTTCGAATTGAATTTCACGAATGAAGGGGGCATTGATGGAACGTATCGTCTGCTGAAAAACATCATGGGGCTCTGGCTCGTACAGGAATGCAAGCGGTGCTATGAGCGAGAGGGAACCGAACTCGATTACACAGCACTGACCACGGCTGCCACGGAGGCAGAGCCATTCCGGTCCCTGGTAGATCCCGATGATCCCCGGTTCCTGAGTCCGGTAGACATGCGTGAAGAAATCAAAGGCTACTGTCAGGAGACCAACCAGCCGGTCCCCGAAACTCCGGGACAGTTTGTGCGTTGTGCACTGGAGAGCCTGGCTCTGAAATATCACAAGGTGCTTGACTGGCTGGAAGAACTGACGGGAACGCCCATCACAGTTCTGCATATTGTGGGCGGCGGGACCAAGAATGAGCTGCTCAACCAGTTTACC contains:
- a CDS encoding PIG-L deacetylase family protein; its protein translation is MILLLRNAFAPLLLLACPLLILPSALSAADNEPLRIICFGAHPDDAEYKNGGTAALWAEQGHKVKLVSVTNGDIGHFEMAGGTLAQRRSAEVKAAGKILGVETEVLDIHDGELLPTLENRKKIVKLIREWKADLVISHRPWDYHPDHRYVGVLVQDAAFMVTVPYFCPDVPRLKKNPVFMYSSDGFQKPYPFRPDVVVALDNVFEKKLKAVAQLVSQSLEGGAGGSPERAAKVPPANPPELRVEHLRPSWTRRQSNEANKYRTELINIYGEDVGKQVKYAESFELCEYGSRPNKQALLKLFPIEASIPKKDE
- a CDS encoding PSD1 and planctomycete cytochrome C domain-containing protein; the encoded protein is MKFGLLTFTGSLFLLSSSLLLPAMLSANEKSEKAAAVDFQKQIRPLFQAKCFSCHGSEVQEGGFRLDLKSRALEGGDSGIAIKPGHSHESELYHRLAGTGDGDQMPPEGEGTPLTKEELALVETWIKQGAVWPEVAGQNKTPGSDHWSFQPIKDVQPPQVKQSDWVKNGIDAFILRKLEKENVPPAPEADRSTLIRRAYLDLTGLPPSVEEWKRWSSEPSPQWYENMVDQLLDSPHYGERWARHWLDLARYADSDGYEKDSKRPHAWRWRTWVINALNEDMPFDQFSIEQIAGDLLPNPDTSQLVATGFHRNTLINREGGTDPEEDRVKRTVDRTNTLGSVWLGVTVECAQCHTHKYDPLTQREYYRLYAFFNSLTEPDIGAPLPEEQAAFEKANQVYLKAHAPLVKAVQEYEQHKLVGSMEKWEQQKPDQSPVWNILQPESLQAKQKTTLSVLPDRSILASGENPGRAEIYTLTFKTNLQNINGIRLEALPDPSLPRQGPGRSPTGDFELTMLTLKAAPLNAPDKVKEIDLEKAQASFEMAGFKVDRVINNSPHTGWSISPQQGKKQIATFETKESFGDEKGMLLTVTLQQSTTRKLYHNLGRFRLSLTTGKKPLPLTGMTDLIAETLNTPADQRTEVQKQELREYYRTIDPELKKLKDQELAHRKKAPQDPSETTKAQVVDHLKTPRKTRLLVRGDFLNPADEVQPNTPAVLPPLESEKPSRLDLARWLFNPQHPLTARVTVNRIWSRYFGRGLVPTINDFGTQGEAPSHPELLDWLATRFREQNWSMKQLHRLIVTSATYRQSSEKRPELAERDPYNAWLSHQNRLRVEAEIIRDEALSVSGLLKHKVGGRSVNPPQPEGIASLGYANSVKWPTSKGDDRYRRGLYTFFQRTVPYPMLMTFDSPDSNLSCTRRERSNTPLQALTIWNDPVFFECSQALGPRIVSETQGTDNSLEQRIQHAFELCLTREPAESEVEIIKQLYQEQTRLLKSDPKLVSELTSKQTIPAGSTPQEVAAWIIIGRVLLNLDEFVTRS
- a CDS encoding DUF1501 domain-containing protein, translated to MLNPPTESLNLARRRFLMNSSCSVAGYALAAMMQKEGLLAGDDSGSLANPLAPKDAHFPGTAKNCIFIFLAGGPSQIDLYDPKPKLQELNGQPLPKELTEKVRFAFINKESATLSGSSRKFKKYGECGTEFSDVLPHIGSCADDIALVRSMYTEQFNHHPAQLMMNTGVGRFGRPSVGSWLTYGLGSQSNNLPGYVVLTAGRGASGGASLWSSGSLPSTYAGVLFRNQGEPVLNLNNPPGINSAIQKSGLEAIKQLNQEQLQRTGDDEIASRIASYELAFQMQSSAPELIDLSSETKETQEAYGVNRKGNTKEGKRGGGSDTEAAFGRNCLLARRLVERGVRFVNLYHASWDHHSGLDAGIERNAGIVDQPVAALLKDLKQRGLLDSTLVVMAGEFGRTPLGENRTGSKAVTGRDHHPSAFSLWMAGGGVKGGQVIGKTTELGWSVEEDPVHINDFHATLLHLFGLNHLKLAQKFGGLDIRLTNVGGKVVDKLIA
- a CDS encoding BBP7 family outer membrane beta-barrel protein; this encodes MVNPAYRLMIGMIVLLSGVGFRTAQAQYSSAMGQPGAQGNPYVTASYGGGHKGGMVYEPAPEYYASPDQYASEYYAPDYYGTSNSGTVMRVLPEDRGWAYDHPWDGFFKNLAENSWLRVEYMLVKSPPGNQLIGAPIPSGNDPRLPYTTADFDGFGTLSTKAADLSSIGTQGTNGLRGTFGIDFESGTVEAIFFGTQSDVSSVSYGQADLLGPEFGQTDLITINTLLDGQIGIAGRNFNEKFAVNYRSQAWGAESNYVVNTDRLFFKTIYGAGGFQMRPLVGFRYLKIAEDMKITGDFEELNTTPPFPLFTSTIESSTNNKLYVPQAGIRMEFVHPWFTISAEPKVGFGVNHYKGSVLTDQFFGPTDPTHLTQISQTRFSPTFEFGVNARFHLNQWFTFNVGYNFLWANQIARPGTIVYYNTSTVSNVSLQAQDSLDSYKLHGLVLGGEIRWP
- a CDS encoding TMEM43 family protein yields the protein MSEQTEQSTDPTFGARFKTALKNLGIGIVFLIAGLFLLWHNESRILEREQSITQAEAVLSEAAADAESGADTKSAPQDTQVTTPFRWALRLGGWVILFLGLATLFKPLVVLVEKIPLIANFVGRGITVFALLSSLSLTLILISAVWMVARPVFGALMLLAGIVPLFTLYRSGRKARLKQAWKNA
- a CDS encoding nucleoside hydrolase, whose translation is MKALSILFLLIAACGLTQNHASAAEPVKLIFDTDIGNDIDDALALAVIHALQSRGECELLAVTSSKDNLYSTLYCDVVNTFYGRPEIPLGRVEQGKTPKDGSYVRKVVEYAPEGKPVFPRQYDSADQLPEAVSLLRKTLAAQPDHSVALVVVGFSTNIARLLKSPADDISPLTGKELVSQKVKLLSQMIGRFEPGKPASFHEYNVREDVPAARTLFELWPENVPVVASGWEIGRAIQNRSTSILNDYNYVKYHPIKLGYEYWHKMPYDRPTYDLTSVLYAVRPDRGYFGKSASGQLKINEAGKLEHHLEKAGKHYFLTVTPEQVVRTQEVLESLSSQPPTH
- the rhaB gene encoding rhamnulokinase; its protein translation is MPSQCFLGVDLGAESGRVLAGILENQQIRLEEIYRFSNGPVTVAGTKRWNVIGLWSSILKGLSLAAQKYGDQIISVGVDTWGVDYALLSEKQELLGQPYHYRDPRTEGMLNLAISRVPQQEIFDATGVQFMEINTLYQLLAMQQSDSDLLNQANLLLLMPDFFHWLLSGSQVVEFTNATTTQCLNPVTGDWSYELLRQLEIPTAMLPKLVQPGTRLGTLREEVMRQTGLSKIEVVAPATHDTASAVAAIPTANTGNPDWAYISSGTWSLMGVEVNQAVLGKRAFELNFTNEGGIDGTYRLLKNIMGLWLVQECKRCYEREGTELDYTALTTAATEAEPFRSLVDPDDPRFLSPVDMREEIKGYCQETNQPVPETPGQFVRCALESLALKYHKVLDWLEELTGTPITVLHIVGGGTKNELLNQFTANSCQIPVITGPVEATGLGNVLVQARAAGAVSSLAEIREIVRNSTETTTYEPQDQAVWSEAMQRFNQLLDASG